TCCGAGCCGATCTGTCCCCTGACGGGGGTCTACAACAGGATCATGAAAGAGACCCTTCCTCCTCTGGGGATAGAGGTCGTGGAGCTTCGGAGGATAGAGTCGGGGGAGCAGGTCGTCAGCGCATCGCTGGTGAGGGAGCTGCTGAGCCGAGGTGAGATGGAACAGGTTCGGAAGCTGGTCCCAGACGTGACATGGGCCTATCTGGTAGAGCGAGCCAAGAAGATAAAGGAGTGAGGTATATGGACGTTAAAACGGCGGTAGCTGGAACCTTGGAGTCCAGCGATGTCATGGTGAGCTACTCCCCGTCCGATTCGGACCTGGAGATAGTGGTCGAAAGCATAGTCGTAAAGCAGAGGGGAAGGCTAATAAAGTCGGTCCTGGAGGAGATAACCTCCAATAGAGGAGTCTCTAAAGGGATCCTCACGGTCCAGGACAGGGGAGCTTTAGAGTGTACCTTGAGGGCAAGGGTGGAGACCGCCCTGGACAGGGCTGGGCTCACCCTGTAGTGATGGCCCCGTTTCGGGAGGCTATAGCCGATCTGGCCGTTCGGGCGCTGATCCACGAGGCCGCCGCCCATCCCAAGCCCGGCCTTGTGACCTCCCTGTCCAGAGGGGCCCACAGGGACATGGATTTCGACACCTTTTTGTCCAGCGCCCTGGCCCTAAGGCCGTTCTTCGCCGAGGTGGCCCAGATCGGCTGGGATACTTTCGATCAGCCTCCCTTGGACTGTCTGGGGGAGCTTAAAAGGGCGGGATTAGCGGCAGAGGACGACATGAGACGGGCCACAGGAGGGGTCAACACCCACAAGGGGGCCATCTTCTCCATGGGGCTGATGGTCGCCGCCACGTCCAGGGGACTCAGGTCCGGCGTGGTCCTCTCCCCGGAGGCCCTGACCGATATAGGGGCCTCTTTCGTGGCTGGGATAGTACGAAGAGAGCTTGGCTCCATAGCCGAGGCTCGCTCCGCCGGGGAGAGGCTGTACCTTTCCCGGGGAGTCAGAGGGGTCAGAGGGGAGGCGGAGGACGGCTTCCCCTCTGCCTTGACAGCCCTCAAAGTCCTGAGAGGTCGCCAGGATCCCCTCTCAAGCTCCTCTCTCTGCGATGGCCTTCTGTCGGTTATAGCCCTTGGAGGGGATACCAACGTCCTCCATCGGGGAGGGGAGACGGAAATGGCCTCTTTGGCGAACCTCGCCAAAGAGGCCATAGATGCAGGTGGAACGGGGAGCCCTCCAGGCAGGGAGGTTGTCTCCAAAATGGAGTCCTACTGCCTAAAGCGGTGGATCAGCCCAGGAGGGAGCGCAGATATGCTCGCCCTGGCCATCTACCTGCTACTGGTGGAGAGGAAAGCGCCCTATTTGCTCTCTTTGTAGCTCTTAAGTGTGGACAGGACCGAGTCTATATCGGAAGCGGTGTGGTCACCGGCTATCTGGAAGCGGATCTCCTCGTCCCCTTTGGGCACCACAGGGTAGTTCAGCCCTGTGGCCAGGACGCCGTTCTCCCTGAGGTAGGACACCAGCTTTGAGGTCTCGTCGGTGTCTCTGACCATAAGGGGAACGACCGGGTGCTCTCCCTCTATCACCTCGAAGCCCAGATCCTTAAGGCCGTTCTCGAATCGGCTGGTC
The genomic region above belongs to Dethiosulfovibrio salsuginis and contains:
- the citD gene encoding citrate lyase acyl carrier protein, yielding MDVKTAVAGTLESSDVMVSYSPSDSDLEIVVESIVVKQRGRLIKSVLEEITSNRGVSKGILTVQDRGALECTLRARVETALDRAGLTL
- a CDS encoding triphosphoribosyl-dephospho-CoA synthase; its protein translation is MYLEGKGGDRPGQGWAHPVVMAPFREAIADLAVRALIHEAAAHPKPGLVTSLSRGAHRDMDFDTFLSSALALRPFFAEVAQIGWDTFDQPPLDCLGELKRAGLAAEDDMRRATGGVNTHKGAIFSMGLMVAATSRGLRSGVVLSPEALTDIGASFVAGIVRRELGSIAEARSAGERLYLSRGVRGVRGEAEDGFPSALTALKVLRGRQDPLSSSSLCDGLLSVIALGGDTNVLHRGGETEMASLANLAKEAIDAGGTGSPPGREVVSKMESYCLKRWISPGGSADMLALAIYLLLVERKAPYLLSL